The Papaver somniferum cultivar HN1 chromosome 3, ASM357369v1, whole genome shotgun sequence genome includes a region encoding these proteins:
- the LOC113357556 gene encoding DNA topoisomerase 3-alpha-like, which translates to MDCNRTMEAVQFLHQSGFITYPRTSSDTIAPCMRTYLHEIVQQQRNHRKWGADVLTHLSLETGLNMNNGGHTDPAHSPIYPTMKVPTAREEAYWTADQRLVYELIVRHFLASVSKPAEVQQAYTRIRLGNDIFNGTTMKVITPNFLVFLRIYEKDHPGFFMQQPVKLDLRIVASKPPPLSEGDLLDVMEKENIGTNATRHELLGKLLTLGYVLRDRNMNFTPTYLGKALITGYIEMGAEVEPLWKPQYRQNLENDLKLIEEGTENKDEVLQRHKGILTTCFQVTFGCF; encoded by the coding sequence ATGGACTGCAATCGGACTATGGAGGCTGTGCAGTTTCTGCATCAATCCGGTTTCATCACGTACCCTCGTACCTCATCTGATACTATTGCTCCTTGTATGCGAACTTATTTGCATGAGATTGTTCAGCAGCAACGGAATCACCGTAAGTGGGGCGCTGATGTATTAACACATCTGAGTCTTGAGACAGGTTTGAATATGAATAATGGTGGACATACTGATCCGGCACATTCACCTATTTATCCTACTATGAAGGTTCCCACTGCTAGAGAAGAAGCTTATTGGACTGCTGACCAAAGATTAGTGTATGAGCTAATAGTCCGCCACTTCCTCGCTTCAGTATCTAAGCCAGCCGAGGTACAACAAGCTTACACCAGAATTAGACTTGGAAATGATATATTCAATGGAACTACAATGAAGGTGATTACGcctaattttttggtttttttaaggaTCTATGAAAAAGATCACCCAGGATTTTTTATGCAGCAACCGGTTAAGCTTGACTTGAGAATTGTTGCCTCAAAACCACCGCCATTAAGCGAGGGTGATTTGCTAGATGTCATGGAGAAGGAAAACATTGGTACTAATGCAACTAGGCACGAGCTACTCGGTAAGTTACTGACTCTTGGTTACGTTCTTAGGGATCGAAACATGAATTTCACTCCCACGTACCTAGGCAAAGCCTTAATTACTGGATATATAGAAATGGGAGCCGAGGTCGAGCCTTTGTGGAAACCCCAGTATAGACAAAACTTAGAAAATGATCTTAAACTTATAGAGGAAGGGACGGAGAATAAAGATGAAGTTTTGCAGCGCCATAAGGGTATTCTGACAACTTGTTTTCAAGTTACTTTTGGGTGCTTTTGA